A stretch of Carnobacterium iners DNA encodes these proteins:
- the argR gene encoding arginine repressor: protein MKKSNRQLAIKQIINNYDVSTQEELLHYLKEEGVEATQATISRDIKEMHLVKTTTSSGNVKYALFQNNKMSTEEKLQSTLGEVTIKLTRVQFLTILMTIPGNAHVIGALMDAIDFPEKVGTIAGNDTCIIISKNEEDAVKMYDYLHKWINA, encoded by the coding sequence ATGAAAAAATCTAATAGACAACTAGCCATAAAACAAATTATTAATAACTACGATGTTAGTACACAAGAAGAGCTATTGCACTACTTAAAGGAAGAAGGAGTAGAAGCAACACAAGCAACAATTTCACGTGATATTAAAGAGATGCATTTAGTGAAAACAACGACTTCAAGCGGGAATGTAAAGTACGCTCTTTTCCAAAACAATAAAATGTCAACGGAAGAAAAATTACAGTCAACATTAGGTGAAGTTACTATAAAATTGACTCGTGTGCAATTTCTAACGATTCTAATGACTATTCCAGGCAATGCTCATGTTATCGGAGCGTTAATGGATGCGATTGATTTTCCTGAAAAAGTAGGAACGATTGCTGGGAACGATACTTGCATCATTATTTCTAAAAATGAAGAAGATGCAGTTAAAATGTATGATTATTTACACAAATGGATAAATGCATAA